One segment of Carya illinoinensis cultivar Pawnee chromosome 1, C.illinoinensisPawnee_v1, whole genome shotgun sequence DNA contains the following:
- the LOC122291799 gene encoding sedoheptulose-1,7-bisphosphatase, chloroplastic, translated as METGIACYTRGAFLPSTVPSQHSTALVSPPSISPSFTSRSLKSSSLFGESLRVVPKSSLKVSKTKSSSLETRCEIGDSLEEFLAKATPDKGLIRLMTCMGEALRTISFKVRTASCGGTACVNSFGDEQLAVDMLADKLLFEALTYSHFCKYACSEEVPELQDMGGPVKGGFSVAFDPLDGSSIVDTNFTVGTIFGVWPGDKLTGVTGRDQVASAMGIYGPRTTYVLAIKDFPGTHEFLLLDEGKWQHVKETTEIGEGKLFSPGNLRATFDNPDYNKLINYYVNEKYTLRYTGGMVPDVNQIIVKEKGIFTNVTSPSTKAKLRLLFEVAPLGLLIENAGGYSSDGRQSVLDKVINNLDDRTQVAYGSKNEIVRFEKTLYGSSRLEAGVPVGAAA; from the exons ATGGAGACCGGCATAGCGTGCTATACACGTGGGGCATTCTTGCCTAGTACAGTTCCTTCTCAGCATTCAACTGCTCTAGTATCTCCACCATCCATCTCTCCATCTTTCACCTCCCGG AGTTTGAAATCAAGCTCACTCTTTGGGGAATCATTAAGAGTGGTGCCAAAATCATCACTGAAAGTTTCCAAGACTAAGAGCTCTTCCCTTGAAACAAGATGCGAAATCGGCGATAGCTTG GAAGAGTTCCTTGCAAAGGCTACCCCAGATAAGGGACTAATCAGGTTGATGACGTGCATGGGAGAAGCATTAAGGACCATATCTTTCAAAGTGAGGACAGCTTCTTGTGGAGGAACAGCATGTGTGAATTCCTTTGGAGACGAACAGCTTGCTGTAGATATGCTAGCCGACAAACTTCTTTTTGAG GCCTTAACTTACTCGCATTTCTGCAAATATGCTTGCTCTGAAGAAGTTCCTGAACTCCAAGACATGGGAGGCCCGGTTAAAG GTGGATTTAGTGTTGCTTTTGATCCACTGGACGGCTCCAGTATTGTGGACACAAATTTTACAGTAGGCACCATCTTTGGGGTGTGGCCTGGAGACAAGCTAACTGGGGTGACAGGAAGAGATCAAGTCGCTTCAGCCATGGGCATTTATGGTCCCAGAACTACATATGTTCTTGCTATTAAAGACTTTCCCGGCACCCACGAGTTCCTTCTTCTCGATGAAG GAAAATGGCAACATGTCAAGGAGACAACAGAAATTGGCGAAGGAAAGCTATTCTCCCCTGGAAACTTGAGGGCCACATTTGATAACCCTGACTACAACAAG CTGATCAACTATTATGTAAACGAGAAGTACACGTTGAGGTACACCGGAGGAATGGTGCCGGATGTTAACCAG ATTATCGTGAAAGAAAAGGGTATCTTCACTAATGTGACTTCCCCATCGACCAAAGCCAAGCTGAGACTCTTATTTGAGGTAGCTCCTTTGGGATTATTGATTGAGAATGCTGGAGGTTACAGCAGTGATGGCCGTCAATCTGTACTAGACAAGGTGATCAACAATCTTGACGACAGAACCCAAGTTGCTTATGGATCCAAGAATGAGATTGTCCGATTCGAAAAAACTCTATATGGATCCTCCAGGCTTGAGGCTGGGGTGCCTGTTGGAGCTGCTGCATAA
- the LOC122291808 gene encoding transcription factor DIVARICATA-like, with the protein METLYPASFMSNSNWFVQASQSTEWTREENKKFERALAIYDENTPDRWTKVAEMIPGKTVWDVIKQYKELEDDVSDIEAGRFPIPGYLSSSFTMELFDDRNFDAHRRKSSTARGPDQERKKGVPWTEDEHRRFLMGLQKYGRGDWRNISRNYVITKTPTQVASHAQKYFIRQLSGGKDKRRPSIHDITTVSLTDTTLENNKPLPYDQSFVLQLQQKPTSAPRMSLDWNQPPNEAVTVFDSARGNLLMSSPHDFKAQGRNLYGNAHYGTHTKPHNSIFQFQSSRHQIPG; encoded by the exons ATGGAAACTCTCTATCCAGCTTCGTTTATGTCAAACTCCAATTGGTTTGTCCAAGCGAGCCAGAGCACAGAATGGACTAGAGAAGAAAACAAGAAGTTTGAGAGAGCGCTTGCTATATACGATGAGAACACTCCGGACCGATGGACAAAAGTGGCGGAAATGATACCGGGAAAGACTGTGTGGGATGTGATCAAGCAGTACAAGGAGTTGGAAGATGATGTCAGTGATATAGAAGCAGGGCGTTTTCCGATTCCCGGTTACCTTTCCTCTTCCTTCACAATGGAGTTGTTTGATGATCGCAACTTTGATGCCCATAGAAGAAAATCTTCAACAGCTCGTGGTCCTGATCAGGAACGGAAGAAAGGAGTGCCATGGACAGAAGACGAGCACAG GCGGTTTCTGATGGGGCTTCAAAAGTACGGTAGGGGGGACTGGAGAAATATCTCCCGGAACTATGTAATCACCAAGACTCCAACTCAAGTGGCAAGTCATGCTCAGAAGTACTTTATAAGGCAGCTTTCAGGAGGGAAAGATAAGAGAAGGCCAAGCATCCATGACATCACAACTGTCAGTCTAACAGACACCACACTGGAAAATAATAAACCTCTCCCATATGATCAGTCTTTTGTGCTGCAACTACAGCAAAAGCCAACCAGCGCTCCAAGAATGTCACTTGACTGGAATCAACCTCCCAATGAAGCAGTCACGGTTTTTGACTCAGCTCGTGGAAACCTTTTAATGTCATCTCCACATGACTTTAAAGCACAAGGGCGAAATCTGTATGGCAATGCTCATTATGGAACTCATACCAAGCCGCACAACTCGATCTTTCAATTCCAATCCTCAAGACATCAAATACCTGGATAA
- the LOC122291815 gene encoding coronatine-insensitive protein 1 — protein sequence MEDRNVSRVRPGMSEVVIGCVMPYIHDPKDRDAVSLVCRRWYELDALTRKHVTIALCYTASPDRLRRRFRHLESLKLKGKPRAAMFNLIPEDWGGYVTPWMNEIAESFNCLKSLHFRRMIVRDSDLELLAQSRGRVLQALKLDKCSGFSTDGLLHIGRSCRSLKTLFMEESSISNRGGEWLHELAVNNMVLETLNFYMTDLVVSFEDLELIARNCRSLVSVKVSDCEILGLLRFFCAAPALEEFCGGSFNEQPDNYSCVSLPPKLCRLGLTYMGKIEMPIVFPCAPLLKKLDLLYALLDTEDHCMLIQRSPNLEILETRDVIGDRGLEVLARSCKRLKRLRIERGADEQGMEDEEGVVSQRGLIALAQGCLELEYLAVYVTDITNASLEYIGKYSKNLCDFRLVLLDREESITDLPLDNGVRDLLRGCEKLKRFALYLRPGGLTDVGLSYVGQYSKNIRWMLLGYVGESDTGLLDFSRGCPSLQKLEMRGCCFSERALAAAVLQLTSLRYLWVQGYKATSATGCDLLAMARPFWNIELIPSRRVVVADQLEGAVLVEHPAHILAYYSLAGPRTDFPDTVIPLDPEESLVT from the exons ATGGAGGATCGAAACGTCTCCAGAGTGCGTCCCGGAATGTCTGAGGTGGTTATCGGCTGCGTGATGCCGTATATTCACGACCCCAAGGACCGGGATGCGGTTTCCCTGGTGTGCCGGCGCTGGTACGAGCTTGACGCGCTGACGCGGAAGCACGTGACGATCGCTCTATGCTACACGGCGAGCCCCGATCGATTGCGCCGGAGGTTTCGGCACCTGGAATCGCTGAAGCTGAAGGGGAAGCCGAGGGCCGCGATGTTCAATCTGATACCCGAAGATTGGGGAGGTTACGTCACTCCCTGGATGAACGAGATCGCCGAGTCTTTCAATTGCTTAAAGTCGCTTCACTTCCGGCGAATGATTGTGAGGGACTCCGATCTCGAGCTTCTTGCTCAGTCTCGCGGGCGCGTTCTTCAGGCGCTCAAGCTGGATAAATGTTCTGGCTTTTCTACGGATGGTCTTCTGCATATCGGTCGGTCCTGCAg GAGTTTAAAAACTTTGTTTATGGAGGAGAGCTCAATAAGTAATCGTGGTGGTGAATGGCTACATGAGCTTGCTGTGAACAACATGGTTCTTGAAACTTTGAACTTTTATATGACGGATCTTGTAGTCAGCTTTGAAGACCTTGAACTCATAGCCAGAAATTGTCGTTCTTTAGTTTCCGTTAAAGTTAGTGATTGTGAAATCTTGGGCCTCCTGCGTTTCTTTTGTGCTGCCCCTGCTTTAGAAGAATTTTGTGGGGGTTCCTTCAATGAGCAGCCAGACAATTACTCATGTGTATCATTACCCCCAAAGTTGTGCCGTTTGGGGCTAACATACATGGGGAAGATTGAAATGCCAATTGTATTCCCCTGTGCGCCCCTACTCAAAAAATTGGATCTCCTATATGCACTGCTTGACACAGAGGACCATTGTATGTTAATCCAAAGGAGCCCCAACTTAGAAATTCTTGAG ACAAGGGATGTTATTGGAGATAGAGGATTGGAAGTTCTTGCTCGGAGTTGTAAGAGACTAAAGAGGCTTAGAATTGAGCGAGGTGCTGATGAGCAGGGCATGGAGGATGAAGAAGGTGTAGTTTCACAGAGAGGTTTGATTGCTTTGGCTCAGGGCTGCCTAGAACTGGAATACTTGGCTGTTTATGTTACTGATATCACAAATGCTTCTTTGGAGTATATCGGTAAATACTCTAAAAATCTCTGTGATTTCCGCCTAGTCTTGCTTGACCGAGAAGAGAGTATAACGGATTTGCCTCTGGACAATGGGGTTCGAGATCTGTTGAGGGGATGTGAAAAGCTAAAAAGGTTTGCATTGTATCTCCGACCTGGGGGCTTGACTGATGTGGGTCTCAGTTATGTTGGGCAATACAGCAAAAATATAAGATGGATGCTTCTAGGTTATGTTGGGGAGTCTGATACGGGGCTTCTGGATTTTTCTAGAGGCTGTCCCAGCTTGCAAAAGTTAGAAATGAGGGGCTGCTGCTTCAGTGAGCGTGCACTGGCTGCTGCTGTATTGCAGCTGACTTCTCTGAGGTACCTATGGGTGCAAGGATATAAAGCCACCTCTGCAACGGGTTGTGACCTTCTGGCAATGGCTCGCCCATTCTGGAATATTGAATTAATTCCTTCTAGACGAGTTGTTGTCGCGGATCAACTTGAGGGGGCTGTTCTGGTTGAGCATCCCGCCCATATACTTGCATATTACTCCCTTGCTGGACCAAGAACAGATTTTCCAGATACTGTCATTCCTTTGGATCCAGAGGAATCCTTGGTTACTTAG